ACATTTCCACTTGTCTCTCTCTATTGCATTCGTTCCTTTTGAAAAGGGTTGGAAGGAGATTATTTTCATTGTGAGTTTTAGAAACATGTTTAAGTTTTCAAAATCAACAAGTGGTGGCAAGACTATTTTCAAATTGTTAAGCTGTGTGGATGTAATTGACAAACTTTTACTGGGTTTATAAACGATAATAtgacaaaataattttgttccGTCTTTCATGCTTTGCTAAGACATAAATATATACAAGAGAGTTACAGCAAAAACTCTTAAGATTGAGCTATACAGATTGATTCTCCAAATAAAACTCCTAAGATTTCGTCTAGACTAAAAACAAATTGATTTACATGATCATAGTAATACGggataatataataattgcaCATAATTCCAGACAGATTTTGTTATTTCCTGTTATCTCATCATGATATCATTATCCCCCCTCAAGTTGGAGCATGTAAATGACATATCTCCAACTTGCACAACAGAGAGGTGAACTGAGTGGGACCAAGAGCCTTAGTAAAAATATCGGTTAATTGTGCATGTGTAGGAacataagcataatattgtcaGTGAGATACCCGTCGCGTCGCGAATGAAGTGGCAATCCACTTCGATGTGCTTGGTGTGCTTATGAAAAACCGGGTTGTTGACAATGTAAAGCACTGCTTGATTGTCACAAAAGTCACATAGGCTAAGAATGAGAGATACCAAGACTATGGAGAAGATCTTTTAACCATTTCAATTCTCCTGTTACAGTTGTCATGGATCGATACTTAACTTCAGCAGATGAGCGAGATACTGtttgttgtttttagttttCCATGTAATTAGAAAAGATCCAAGTAGAACAAACCATCCGGTAAAGGACCTACAAGTTAAAGGACATTCAATCCAATAAGATAGTTGCAGGTCACAATCCTTACGCAACAAAACACCATGTCCTAGATTCCCTTTCAGATATCGAACAACACGGAGAGCAGCCTCCCAATAGTCTTCTTTAGATGCCTGCATAAATTGAGACAGAACATGCACACAGTATAAAAGCTCTGGTCTGGTAAATCAGAGGTAAATGAGACGACCTACTAACTGCCTATACTGATTAAGATGAGGAAAAGGCAAGTCTACTGCAAGTGCCAGATGATGATTCTGTTCAATTGGCACATTTGATGGCTTAGCTCCCAGAAGTTCAGTTTCGACTATAATGTCCAAAGCATATTTGCGTTGACAAAGAAAGATATCCACGAAAGATCACGTCACTTCAACACCCAAGAAATATTTGAGGATCCCCAAGTCTTTCGTGTGAAAGCAATTGTGTAAATAGACTTTAAATTTAGTGATGACTTCATGATTATCTCCCGAAATGATTAGGTCATCAACATACACTAACACTACAATATGTATCCCCGGTCTTTGCAAGACGAAAAGAGAATAATCTGACAGAGATTACCGAAATCTATAGTGTTTTAGTGCAACGGATAACTTGGCAAACCAACAACGAAGCGTCTGTTTGAGTCCATATAAGGACTTATTGAGTTTACACACCATGTCATATTGTTGAGGAAGAAAGCCCGGAGGCGACTTCATGTACACAACCTCTTCAAGGTCCCCGTGTAAAAATGCATTGTgcacatccatctgatgtaaTTTCCAAGTTCGTGTGACTGCTACAACTAACACTGTGCGGATCGTTACCATTTTTACAACGAGTGCAAAAgtctttgtgtaattgattccCTCCTTTTGATGATTGCCAATAATTACTAACTGTGCTTTAAACTATTCTACACTTCCATCATCTTTATGCTTTATTTTGTACACCCACTTGCAGCCAAGTGCTTTCTTTCCTGGAAGCAATTGTGTGACTGTCCAAGTTCCATTGGTCTCAAGGGTATGTATCTCACTTTTCATTGCATCTCTCCACCGACCATTGTCTTTCACCGCGCCAGTATAAGTGGCAGGTTTCTTTTCCTGTGAAATGGATGCAAGAAAAGCACGATGTGCAAGAGAAAAATGATCATAATTCACATAATCAGTTATGGGATAGGGTGCACCTAAGTCTGTCTTTGGAGAGGGTGAACAGTTGGATGGGCCCAATCTTTTGGTGGTATTTGTCGCATAATCTTGCAATCGAGTAGAAAGTTGTTTGGTTCTATGTCTTTTACCCAATAATGGCTCGGTTGGTGATATAGATGGAAGCACTGTATCTTGTGTGTCCATATTTTTTAGAGTAACACCTTGTTCATCGAACCTCGTATTTGGCTCACCCTCTCTATCATTTATTGTCATATTACCACTTTCTTCCGTACCTCCTATGTGATTTGTTTTTTCTACACCATCAGTCACATcaccaacaatttttttatagctCCAATTTTTAGGAGAACCATCTTCTTTGGTAGTAACATCAATAGAAAAAGGATACTTGGTCTCAACGAATTCAACATCTCGAGAGACAAAAATCTCTTTTGTTTCTAAGTTAAACAGCTTCCACCCTTTCTTGTCATATGGGTAGCCAATAAACACACACTTCTTACTCCTACTTGCAAATTTATCACCATTCCTTTTTTGACTATGGACGTAACATGAGGAATCAAATATTCTCAAATATTCATATGCAGGTTGATCAAATATGCTGCAGTTAAAATACATTACCCCTAAAACTTAATAAGAAGATTAACTTGAAATCGCAGTGCTCGAGCCACATTCAAAATATGTCTATGTTTTCGTTCCACTCtcccattttgttggggtgttcCGGTGTAAGATATCTGAAAAATTATTCCATGatcaagaaaatatcttttcatGCTTGTGAATTTTGTCGCATTATCACTTCTAAATATTTTGACTTGTTTATGAAACTGCCTCTCAAGCAGAGCAAAAAAATTGTCAAGTATTGTCGATACTTTTCGTTTATCAACTAATATGTATACCCATACAAcacgtgaataatcatcaactattgTCAGGAAATAAAAAGCACCACAAGTAGAAGGAGTTTTATATGGTCCCCATAAATCACAATGAACTGATTCAAATGCACTACTGACTTCATGTTCACTCAAAGGAAACTTCTTTCTAGTCTGTTTGGCTCTAAAACAGACTTCACATGTGTTATTCACTACATTGTTATATTTGTGTTTTCTAATCTCAGGAATCAACTAGGTGATTTTCAAGGAAGGATATCCCAACTGTTTGTGCCACAAGTCTATGGAATGCAAACCATCAGTTTTGTAGGCTCTCACATTTTGAACCCCTCTAAGAAAATAGAGCTCATCCCCTCCGTTCACCTGTTCCAATTAGCGTCCTTGAAATATGGTCTTACACAACACATAACTTATCAGTGAATTGAACAACATATTTCAATTCATCCATCATCTATGAAACAGATatcaaattacaatttaatttagGCACATAGAGAACATTTGTAAGTTTTAAGCCTCTGTCTAGCACCACGCTTCCTTCTTTAATCGCTGCTGTATGTTGTCCATTAGGAAGTCCAATTGGACATCTTTAAATATCTCGTAGTTCATGCATATGATTCAGATTTCCAGTCATATGGTTGGAAGTCCATGTGTCAATTATCCATGTATTGGTATCATGTTCACCTTTCATCTTGTCATTAGAGTTTGTTTTCTGAGCATTTAGTAATTCTACCAGTGTTTGTCACTGCTCTGTAATAAGTCCAGTCAAACTTGAACGGTCTCTTTTGAGATCCTGGTGTCTGCACTTGTTTCACCACCATACACAGTATTTGTACGTATTGTTCCTCCTTTTCCTCGTCCAGTTCTCGAGTTGTCGTTGAAATTCAATTCATTTGGTGATgaagtcttcttcatcatcttatGTTCTTCTTGTGTATGAGACGCATTCTTTGGAGCCTCCTCTTCATGATGACTCATTGTCACCAAATTTCAAATAGAACAtgttggctctgataccataaaGGATTATATGACAGAATAATTATGTTCTGTCTTTCATGCTTTGTTAAGACATAAATACATACAAGAGAGTTACAGCAAAATCTCCTAAGATTGAGCTATATAAATTGATTCTTCAAATAAAACTCATAAGATTACGTCTAGACTAAAAATAACTTGATTTACATGATCACAGGTTAATAATACGggataatataataattgcaCATCATTTCACATAGATTTTGTTATCTCCTGTTATCTCATCATGATATCATTAGTTTGTTTGTATGCTGTATAGAAACTGTTGTATAATGCAATTTTAGTTCAATGCTGCAGTTCTTCCCTAAGAAAGTGGGAACACCAAGAAAAAGTGAGATTGTATTCATTGCTCCAACTGGGGAGGAGATCAATACCAAAAAACAATTGGAGCAGTACCTAAAGGCACATCCTGGCAATCCTGTCATTTCAGAGTTTGACTGGGGAACTGGTGAGACCCCCAGGCGATCAGCAAGGATCAGTGAGAAGGTCAAGTCAACTCCACCAGCAGATAGTGATACTCCAAAGAAACGTGCTCGGAAATCATCAGGATCAAAGAAGGATAACAAAGAAACTGAATCTGCTTCAGAGGAAGGCAAGGCAAAGTCTGAAACTGAAGATCCCAAGGCTgcagaggaggaggaggataaTGAAGGAAACAATGATTCTGGAGGAAAGCAACTTGAGAATGGAGATAAAACTGAACAAATTGATGAAAAAGCCAAGAAGTCAGACGTAGATATGGAAGAAACTGATCTGAATGATACTaacaataaattagaaaatgatT
The nucleotide sequence above comes from Glycine soja cultivar W05 chromosome 11, ASM419377v2, whole genome shotgun sequence. Encoded proteins:
- the LOC114376253 gene encoding methyl-CpG-binding domain-containing protein 10-like, translating into MENAEEQQQQNEEVLSVELPAPSGWNKLFFPKKVGTPRKSEIVFIAPTGEEINTKKQLEQYLKAHPGNPVISEFDWGTGETPRRSARISEKVKSTPPADSDTPKKRARKSSGSKKDNKETESASEEGKAKSETEDPKAAEEEEDNEGNNDSGGKQLENGDKTEQIDEKAKKSDVDMEETDLNDTNNKLENDSAEIKNSHVKGENVITEKPEGEEAQKLEIEPAEKVAEEAADTEKSQGPLLTTELEKEENEEKTDTVILDANGGVEKENPNAAAEM